The Cronobacter sakazakii genome has a window encoding:
- the gpmA gene encoding 2,3-diphosphoglycerate-dependent phosphoglycerate mutase codes for MAVTKLVLVRHGESQWNNENRFTGWYDVDLSEKGVSEAKAAGKLLKDEGYSFDFAYTSVLKRAIHTLWNILDGLDQAWLPVEKSWKLNERHYGALQGLNKAETAEKYGDEQVKQWRRGFAVTPPALTKDDERYPGHDPRYAKLSEQELPLTESLALTIDRVIPYWNETILPRLKSGERVIIAAHGNSLRALVKYLDNMSEEEILELNIPTGVPLVYEFDENFKPIKHYYLGNADEIAAKAAAVANQGKAK; via the coding sequence ATGGCTGTTACTAAGCTGGTTCTGGTTCGTCACGGCGAAAGCCAGTGGAACAACGAAAACCGCTTTACCGGTTGGTACGACGTTGACCTGTCTGAGAAAGGCGTCAGCGAAGCGAAAGCCGCGGGCAAGCTGCTGAAAGACGAAGGCTACAGCTTTGACTTTGCTTATACCTCCGTGCTGAAACGTGCCATCCACACGCTGTGGAACATCCTGGACGGGCTGGATCAGGCCTGGCTGCCGGTTGAAAAATCCTGGAAACTGAACGAGCGTCACTATGGCGCGCTGCAGGGTCTGAACAAAGCTGAAACCGCTGAAAAATACGGTGACGAGCAGGTGAAACAGTGGCGTCGCGGCTTCGCGGTGACTCCGCCGGCGCTGACCAAAGATGACGAGCGCTACCCGGGCCACGATCCGCGTTATGCGAAACTGAGCGAGCAGGAGCTGCCGCTGACTGAGAGCCTGGCACTGACCATCGATCGCGTTATCCCTTACTGGAACGAAACCATTCTGCCGCGCCTGAAAAGCGGTGAGCGCGTAATTATCGCCGCTCACGGTAACTCCCTGCGCGCGCTGGTGAAATACCTGGATAACATGAGCGAAGAAGAGATCCTTGAGCTGAATATCCCGACCGGCGTGCCGCTGGTGTATGAGTTCGACGAAAACTTCAAACCGATTAAGCACTACTATCTGGGTAACGCTGACGAGATCGCAGCGAAAGCGGCGGCTGTCGCAAACCAGGGTAAAGCGAAGTAA
- the galM gene encoding galactose-1-epimerase, translated as MLKETPQLAPDGQPYRISTLRNAAGMVVTVMDWGATLLSARVPMKDASVRETLLGCPSPEIWLEQTAFLGASVGRYANRIAQSRFTLDGETYSLTPSQGENQLHGGPEGFDKRRWRIVRQNGQEVLYTLDSQDGDQGYPGELRATAHFRLTDDNRISIEYRARVDKPCPVNLTNHAYFNLDGEQNDVRDHRLQLFAERYLPVDEQGIPREGLADVAGTGFDFREPKKIAQDFLKDEGQQRVKGYDHAWLLDAKGDVNQPAAHVWSSDEKLKMTVYTTAPALQFYSGNYLEGTPAREQGTYSAWQGLALESEFLPDSPNHPEWPQPDCILRPDQEYQSITQYHFIPQ; from the coding sequence GTGCTAAAAGAGACGCCACAACTGGCCCCGGATGGCCAGCCGTATCGTATCTCCACCCTGCGCAACGCCGCAGGGATGGTGGTCACCGTGATGGACTGGGGCGCGACGCTGCTGTCGGCCCGCGTCCCGATGAAAGACGCCAGCGTGCGCGAAACGCTGCTGGGCTGTCCGAGCCCGGAAATCTGGCTGGAGCAAACCGCGTTTCTCGGCGCGTCGGTGGGCCGTTACGCCAACCGCATCGCGCAGTCACGCTTTACGCTCGATGGCGAGACGTATTCACTGACGCCAAGCCAGGGCGAAAACCAGCTGCACGGCGGCCCGGAAGGGTTCGATAAACGCCGCTGGCGCATTGTGCGCCAGAATGGGCAGGAAGTGCTTTATACGCTGGATTCGCAGGATGGAGACCAGGGTTATCCCGGCGAGCTGCGTGCCACCGCGCATTTCCGCCTGACCGACGATAACCGCATCAGCATTGAATACCGCGCCCGCGTGGATAAACCGTGCCCGGTCAACCTCACGAACCATGCCTATTTCAACCTGGACGGCGAGCAGAACGACGTGCGCGACCATCGCCTGCAACTCTTCGCAGAGCGTTATCTGCCGGTTGACGAACAGGGCATTCCGCGCGAGGGGCTGGCGGATGTCGCGGGAACCGGTTTTGATTTCCGCGAGCCGAAAAAAATTGCGCAGGATTTCCTGAAAGACGAAGGCCAGCAGCGCGTAAAAGGCTATGACCACGCCTGGCTGCTGGACGCGAAAGGCGACGTGAATCAGCCGGCGGCGCATGTCTGGTCGAGCGATGAAAAGCTCAAGATGACGGTCTATACCACCGCCCCTGCGTTGCAGTTCTACTCTGGCAACTATCTGGAAGGCACGCCCGCCCGCGAACAGGGCACCTACAGCGCCTGGCAAGGGCTAGCGCTGGAGAGCGAATTTCTGCCGGACAGCCCTAATCACCCGGAATGGCCGCAGCCGGACTGCATTCTGCGCCCTGACCAGGAATACCAGAGCATCACGCAGTACCACTTTATTCCTCAGTAA
- the pal gene encoding peptidoglycan-associated lipoprotein Pal gives MQLNKVLKGLMIALPVMAIAACSSNKNASNDQSGEGMLGAGTGMNGNGGNMSSEEQARLQMQQLQQNNIVYFDLDKYDIRSDFAAMLDAHANFLRSNPSYKVTVEGHADERGTPEYNISLGERRANAVKMYLQGKGVSADQISIVSYGKEKPAVLGHDEAAYAKNRRAVLVY, from the coding sequence ATGCAACTGAATAAAGTGCTGAAAGGGCTGATGATCGCTCTGCCTGTTATGGCAATCGCAGCGTGTTCTTCTAACAAGAACGCCAGCAATGACCAGAGCGGCGAAGGCATGCTGGGTGCCGGCACTGGTATGAACGGCAACGGCGGCAACATGTCTTCTGAAGAGCAGGCGCGTCTGCAGATGCAGCAGCTGCAGCAGAACAACATCGTTTACTTCGATCTGGATAAGTACGACATCCGTTCTGACTTCGCTGCAATGCTGGATGCGCACGCTAACTTCCTGCGTAGCAACCCGTCTTACAAAGTGACTGTTGAAGGTCACGCGGATGAGCGCGGCACCCCGGAGTACAACATCTCCCTGGGCGAGCGTCGTGCTAACGCGGTTAAGATGTACCTGCAGGGTAAAGGCGTTTCTGCTGACCAGATCTCCATCGTTTCTTACGGTAAAGAAAAACCTGCAGTACTGGGTCACGACGAAGCGGCATATGCCAAAAACCGTCGCGCCGTACTGGTTTACTAA
- a CDS encoding protein YbgS, protein MKLNKLTSLFLTATLTLASGAALAADSGSSTGGSDTGSANAAANAGQVAPDAKQNVAPNGVDNNNINTSGTNSANSGVNTGTGTATGTSSGTANSTSGEMGATGNSTSGSTGSVQCTGDACPSTSGSTSQ, encoded by the coding sequence ATGAAACTTAATAAACTGACTTCACTCTTTCTGACCGCCACTCTGACTCTGGCCAGCGGCGCGGCGCTTGCCGCCGATTCCGGCTCATCCACTGGCGGTAGCGACACCGGCTCTGCAAACGCCGCCGCTAACGCAGGCCAGGTAGCGCCGGACGCTAAACAGAATGTCGCTCCGAACGGCGTGGATAACAACAATATCAACACTTCCGGCACTAACTCCGCAAACAGCGGCGTGAATACCGGCACCGGTACCGCCACGGGTACCTCCTCCGGCACCGCGAACAGCACCAGCGGCGAAATGGGAGCTACCGGCAACAGCACGTCCGGTTCTACCGGCAGCGTACAGTGTACTGGCGATGCCTGCCCGAGCACGTCCGGCAGCACCTCCCAGTAA
- the zitB gene encoding CDF family zinc transporter ZitB, with translation MAHSHTHSHSHSHEPHEHSHNNSNSKRLLIAFLITAIFMVLEIAGGLLSGSLALLADAGHMFTDAAALLVALMAVRFARRSPNARHTFGLLRLTTLAAFVNALALLVITVIIVWEAIARFITPEPVAGAPMLGIAIAGLVANLLSFWILHRGSDEKNMNVRAAALHVLGDLLGSVGAIVAAVVILWTGWTPIDPILSILVSCLVLRSAWRLLQESMNELLEGAPRAVDVDQLRRRLVREIPEARDVHHVHLWLVGEKPVMTLHVQVIPPHDHDALMASIHDYLRHHYQIAHATVQLEYQSCSVKDCDLNAGDATPHAHGHSH, from the coding sequence ATGGCCCATTCCCATACCCATTCTCATTCTCATTCACACGAGCCCCACGAGCATTCTCATAACAACTCCAACAGTAAACGCCTGCTGATTGCGTTTCTCATCACTGCCATTTTTATGGTGCTGGAGATTGCAGGCGGCCTGCTTTCCGGCTCGCTGGCGCTGCTCGCCGACGCGGGCCATATGTTTACCGACGCCGCTGCACTGCTGGTGGCATTGATGGCGGTGCGATTCGCACGCCGCAGCCCGAACGCGCGTCACACCTTTGGATTGCTGCGTTTAACCACGCTTGCCGCGTTTGTGAACGCACTGGCGCTGCTGGTGATTACGGTGATTATCGTCTGGGAGGCTATCGCGCGTTTTATTACGCCGGAGCCTGTCGCGGGCGCGCCGATGCTCGGTATCGCCATTGCAGGGCTGGTAGCGAACCTGCTTTCATTCTGGATTTTGCATCGCGGCAGCGATGAAAAGAACATGAACGTGCGCGCGGCAGCGTTGCATGTGCTGGGCGATCTGCTGGGCTCCGTCGGCGCGATTGTGGCGGCGGTGGTTATTCTCTGGACAGGCTGGACGCCAATCGACCCGATTCTTTCTATTCTGGTATCGTGCCTGGTGTTGCGCAGCGCCTGGCGACTGCTTCAGGAGAGCATGAATGAATTGCTGGAAGGCGCGCCCCGCGCGGTGGATGTCGATCAACTGCGTCGCAGACTGGTACGTGAAATTCCGGAGGCGCGCGACGTACATCATGTGCACCTGTGGCTGGTAGGGGAAAAACCGGTGATGACGCTGCATGTACAGGTGATCCCGCCGCACGATCATGACGCCCTGATGGCGAGCATTCATGACTATCTGCGACACCACTACCAGATAGCCCATGCGACGGTACAGCTTGAGTATCAGTCATGCAGCGTTAAAGACTGTGATTTAAATGCCGGGGACGCGACACCACACGCCCACGGCCATTCGCATTAA
- the cpoB gene encoding cell division protein CpoB produces MISNFRHHLLGLSLLVGVAAPWAANAQAPISDVGSGSVEDRVVQLERISNAHSQLLTQLQQQLSDNQSDIDSLRGQIQENQYQLNQIVERQKQILLQMDSLTNGNGGAAAAQGGDQAQNGAAQATPDANASAPTASAPTQSGDANTDYNAAIALVQDKSRQDEAITAFSNFIKQYPDSTYQPNAHYWLGQLNYNKGKKDDAAYYFASVVKNYPKSPKAADAMYKVGVIMQDKGDTAKAKAVYQQVISKYPGTDGAKQAQKRLNAM; encoded by the coding sequence ATGATCAGTAACTTCAGACATCACCTGTTGGGTCTGTCGTTACTGGTTGGCGTAGCGGCCCCCTGGGCCGCTAATGCCCAGGCGCCAATCAGTGATGTCGGCTCAGGCTCGGTCGAAGACCGTGTCGTTCAACTCGAGCGTATTTCCAACGCTCACAGTCAGCTTTTAACCCAGCTTCAGCAGCAGCTCTCCGATAACCAGTCCGATATTGATTCCCTGCGCGGTCAGATTCAGGAAAATCAGTATCAGCTTAACCAGATTGTGGAACGTCAAAAGCAGATTTTGCTGCAGATGGACAGTCTGACTAATGGCAATGGCGGAGCGGCAGCAGCGCAGGGCGGCGATCAGGCGCAAAACGGCGCGGCGCAAGCCACACCGGATGCGAATGCCTCCGCGCCCACAGCCAGCGCGCCGACGCAAAGCGGGGATGCCAATACCGATTACAACGCAGCTATCGCGCTGGTGCAGGATAAATCCCGTCAGGATGAAGCCATCACCGCGTTTTCCAATTTCATAAAGCAATACCCGGATTCCACTTACCAGCCGAACGCCCATTACTGGCTCGGCCAACTGAATTACAACAAAGGTAAGAAGGATGACGCGGCGTATTACTTTGCCTCGGTGGTGAAGAACTATCCTAAATCACCGAAAGCGGCGGATGCGATGTATAAGGTCGGCGTAATCATGCAGGATAAAGGCGACACCGCGAAAGCGAAGGCCGTTTATCAGCAGGTTATCTCCAAATACCCTGGCACCGACGGTGCAAAACAGGCGCAAAAACGCCTGAATGCGATGTAA
- the pnuC gene encoding nicotinamide riboside transporter PnuC, with amino-acid sequence MDFFSVQNILVHIPLGEGGYSLSWIEAIGTLAGLLCIWLASLEKIVNYVFGLINVTLFAIIFFQIQLYASLLLQVFFFVANIYGWYAWSRQSSDNQAALHIRWLPRPKAFGWLAVCVVAIGLMTVWIDPVFAFLTRIAVQVMQALGLNVAMPQLQPDAFPFWDSCMTVLSVVAMILMTRKYVENWLLWVIINVISVVIFARQGVYAMSLEYLILTFIALNGSRMWIKAAHERGSRALSH; translated from the coding sequence ATGGATTTTTTTAGCGTACAAAACATTCTGGTACATATTCCGCTCGGCGAAGGCGGATACTCATTATCATGGATTGAAGCCATCGGCACGCTCGCGGGCCTGCTGTGCATCTGGCTGGCGAGCCTTGAGAAAATCGTTAACTATGTGTTCGGTTTAATTAACGTCACGCTGTTTGCGATTATTTTCTTCCAGATCCAGCTCTATGCGAGTCTGCTGCTACAGGTCTTTTTCTTTGTGGCGAATATTTACGGCTGGTACGCGTGGTCGCGCCAGAGCAGCGACAACCAGGCGGCGTTGCATATTCGCTGGCTGCCACGCCCGAAAGCGTTTGGCTGGCTGGCGGTTTGTGTGGTGGCGATTGGTCTGATGACGGTCTGGATTGACCCGGTATTTGCGTTTCTGACGCGTATCGCGGTTCAGGTCATGCAGGCACTTGGGCTTAACGTGGCTATGCCGCAGCTTCAGCCGGACGCCTTCCCGTTCTGGGATTCCTGTATGACGGTTCTGTCCGTAGTGGCGATGATCCTGATGACCCGTAAATATGTCGAAAACTGGCTGCTGTGGGTCATCATTAACGTCATTAGCGTGGTGATTTTCGCGCGCCAGGGCGTTTATGCGATGTCGCTGGAGTATCTGATCCTGACGTTTATTGCGCTTAACGGCAGCCGGATGTGGATCAAAGCGGCGCACGAGCGGGGCTCGCGCGCGCTGTCTCATTAA
- the aroG gene encoding 3-deoxy-7-phosphoheptulonate synthase AroG yields the protein MTYQNDDLRINGINELLPPVALLEKFPATEKAAETVSAARQAIHQILHGGDDRLLVVIGPCSIHDPMAAKEYASRLLPLRKALKNELEIVMRVYFEKPRTTVGWKGLINDPHMDNSFQINDGLKIARKLLLDINDTGLPAAGEFLDMITPQYLADLMSWGAIGARTTESQVHRELASGLSCPVGFKNGTDGTIKVAIDAINAASAPHCFLSVTKWGHSAIVNTSGNSDCHIILRGGKTPNYSAAHVAEVKTGLEKAGLKPQVMIDFSHANSSKQFKKQMEVGADVCAQIAGGESAIMGVMIESHLVEGNQSLESGEPLVYGKSVTDACIGWEDTDAILHQLAEAVKARRG from the coding sequence ATGACTTATCAGAACGACGATTTACGCATTAATGGCATCAACGAGTTACTCCCACCTGTCGCACTCCTGGAAAAATTTCCCGCTACTGAAAAGGCTGCCGAGACGGTTTCTGCGGCGCGCCAGGCGATTCATCAGATTCTACATGGCGGCGACGATCGTCTGCTGGTGGTGATTGGCCCGTGTTCTATCCACGATCCGATGGCGGCGAAGGAGTACGCCTCGCGTCTGCTGCCGCTGCGTAAGGCGTTAAAGAATGAGCTGGAAATCGTTATGCGCGTCTATTTTGAGAAGCCGCGCACCACGGTGGGCTGGAAGGGGCTTATCAACGATCCGCATATGGATAACAGTTTTCAGATTAACGATGGGCTGAAGATTGCGCGTAAATTGCTGCTGGATATCAATGACACCGGCCTGCCGGCGGCGGGCGAGTTCCTGGATATGATTACGCCACAGTATCTGGCGGATTTAATGAGCTGGGGTGCTATCGGCGCACGTACCACCGAATCCCAGGTGCATCGCGAGCTGGCGTCGGGGCTTTCCTGTCCGGTTGGTTTTAAAAACGGCACCGACGGCACCATCAAAGTGGCAATTGACGCCATCAACGCCGCCAGCGCGCCGCACTGTTTCCTGTCTGTCACCAAGTGGGGCCACTCGGCTATCGTTAACACCAGCGGTAACAGCGATTGCCATATCATCCTGCGCGGCGGTAAAACGCCGAACTACAGCGCGGCGCACGTTGCTGAGGTGAAAACCGGTCTTGAGAAAGCGGGCCTGAAGCCGCAGGTGATGATCGATTTCAGCCATGCTAACTCCAGCAAGCAGTTTAAAAAGCAGATGGAGGTCGGCGCGGATGTCTGCGCGCAAATCGCTGGTGGCGAAAGCGCCATCATGGGCGTGATGATTGAAAGCCATCTGGTGGAAGGCAATCAGAGCCTTGAGAGCGGTGAGCCGCTGGTGTATGGCAAGAGCGTGACCGACGCCTGCATCGGCTGGGAAGATACCGACGCCATCCTGCATCAGCTTGCCGAGGCCGTGAAAGCGCGTCGCGGTTAA
- the nadA gene encoding quinolinate synthase NadA, with translation MSVMFDPEAAIYPFPPKPVPLSADEKAIYREKIKRLLKERNAVMVAHYYTDPEIQALAEETGGCISDSLEMARFGANHPATTLLVAGVRFMGETAKILSPEKTILMPTLQAECSLDLGCPEEEFAAFCDSHPDRTVVVYANTSAAVKARADWVVTSSIAVELIEHLDSLGEKIIWAPDRHLGRYVQKQTGADVLCWQGACIVHDEFKTQALARMKALYPDAAVLVHPESPQAIVDMADAVGSTSQLINAAKTLPHPQLIVATDRGIFYKMQQACPEKTLLEAPTAGEGATCRSCAHCPWMAMNGLQAIADALEHGGTAHEIHVDARLREAALTPLNRMLDFAATLRLSVKGNA, from the coding sequence ATGAGTGTAATGTTCGATCCCGAGGCCGCAATTTATCCGTTCCCGCCAAAGCCCGTGCCGCTGAGTGCGGATGAGAAAGCCATTTACCGCGAAAAAATTAAGCGTCTCCTTAAGGAGCGCAACGCGGTCATGGTGGCGCACTACTACACCGACCCGGAAATTCAGGCGCTGGCCGAAGAGACGGGCGGCTGTATTTCTGATTCACTGGAGATGGCGCGTTTCGGCGCGAATCACCCTGCCACTACGTTGCTGGTCGCTGGCGTGCGCTTTATGGGTGAAACCGCCAAAATCTTAAGCCCTGAAAAAACCATTCTGATGCCGACGCTACAGGCGGAGTGCTCGCTGGATCTCGGGTGCCCGGAAGAGGAATTCGCTGCGTTTTGCGACAGCCATCCGGATCGCACCGTCGTGGTTTACGCCAATACCTCGGCGGCGGTGAAAGCCCGCGCCGACTGGGTCGTGACCTCCAGCATCGCCGTAGAGCTGATTGAACATCTTGATAGTCTCGGCGAGAAAATTATCTGGGCGCCGGACCGGCATCTGGGGCGTTATGTTCAGAAACAGACGGGTGCCGATGTGCTCTGCTGGCAGGGCGCCTGCATCGTGCATGATGAGTTTAAGACGCAGGCGCTGGCGCGTATGAAAGCGCTTTATCCTGATGCCGCCGTGCTGGTACACCCGGAGTCGCCGCAGGCGATTGTCGATATGGCTGATGCCGTAGGCTCCACCAGTCAGTTGATTAACGCCGCGAAAACGCTGCCGCATCCGCAGCTGATTGTGGCGACCGATCGCGGCATTTTTTACAAAATGCAGCAGGCGTGTCCGGAAAAAACGCTGCTTGAAGCACCGACCGCCGGTGAGGGCGCGACCTGCCGTAGCTGCGCGCACTGTCCGTGGATGGCGATGAATGGCCTTCAGGCCATCGCTGATGCGCTCGAGCATGGCGGTACGGCTCATGAGATTCATGTTGACGCCCGCCTGCGAGAAGCCGCGTTAACGCCGCTTAACCGCATGCTGGATTTTGCGGCTACACTTCGTCTTTCGGTTAAAGGAAACGCGTAA
- the tolB gene encoding Tol-Pal system beta propeller repeat protein TolB, with translation MKQALRLAFSFLMLWAAVLHAEVRIEITQGVDSARPIGVVPFKWAGPGAAPEDIGGIVAADLRNSGKFNPLDRSRLPQQPATAQEVQPAAWSALGIDAVVVGQVTPNGDGSYTVAYQLVDTGGAPGTVLAQNSYKVNKQWLRYAGHTASDEVFEKLTGIKGAFRTRIAYVVQTNGGQFPYELRVSDYDGYNQFVVHRSPQPLMSPAWSPDGSKLAYVTFESGRSALVIQTLANGAVRQVASFPRHNGAPAFSPDGSKLAFALSKTGSLNLYVMDIGSGQIRQVTDGRSNNTEPTWYPDSQTLAYTSDQAGRPQVYKVNINGGAPQRVTWEGSQNQDADISSDGKFMVMVSSNGGAQNIAKLDLATGGVQTLSSTFLDETPSLAPNGTMVIYSSSQGMGSVLNLVSTDGRFKARLPATDGQVKSPAWSPYL, from the coding sequence ATGAAGCAGGCATTACGTTTAGCATTTAGTTTTCTGATGCTGTGGGCAGCTGTGCTGCACGCAGAAGTACGCATCGAGATAACCCAGGGGGTTGACTCGGCGCGTCCGATTGGGGTGGTGCCGTTCAAGTGGGCAGGCCCGGGTGCTGCGCCTGAAGATATCGGCGGCATCGTGGCGGCGGATCTGCGTAACAGCGGTAAATTCAACCCGCTCGATCGCTCTCGTCTGCCGCAGCAGCCTGCGACGGCACAGGAAGTTCAGCCAGCGGCCTGGTCTGCGCTTGGTATCGACGCGGTCGTGGTTGGGCAGGTGACGCCGAACGGCGACGGCAGCTATACCGTGGCGTATCAGCTGGTAGATACCGGTGGCGCGCCGGGCACCGTGCTTGCTCAGAATTCCTACAAAGTGAACAAGCAGTGGCTGCGTTATGCAGGCCATACTGCGAGCGACGAAGTGTTTGAGAAGCTGACCGGCATCAAAGGCGCTTTCCGCACCCGTATCGCTTATGTGGTTCAGACCAACGGCGGTCAGTTCCCGTATGAACTGCGCGTCTCTGACTACGATGGTTACAACCAGTTCGTTGTACACCGTTCGCCGCAGCCGCTGATGTCTCCGGCATGGTCGCCGGATGGCAGCAAGCTTGCTTACGTGACCTTTGAAAGCGGTCGTTCTGCGCTGGTTATCCAGACGCTGGCAAACGGCGCCGTGCGTCAGGTCGCGTCGTTCCCGCGCCACAACGGTGCGCCGGCGTTCTCCCCGGATGGCAGCAAACTGGCTTTCGCACTCTCTAAAACCGGCAGCCTGAACCTGTACGTGATGGATATCGGCTCTGGCCAGATCCGTCAGGTGACCGACGGACGCAGTAACAACACCGAGCCGACCTGGTATCCGGACAGCCAGACGCTGGCCTATACCTCTGACCAGGCTGGTCGTCCGCAGGTGTATAAAGTCAATATCAACGGCGGTGCGCCGCAGCGTGTGACCTGGGAAGGCTCTCAGAACCAGGACGCTGACATCAGCTCCGACGGTAAATTTATGGTGATGGTGAGCTCCAATGGCGGCGCTCAGAACATCGCTAAACTGGATCTGGCAACGGGTGGCGTACAGACGCTGTCGTCAACGTTCCTGGATGAAACGCCAAGTCTGGCACCTAACGGCACTATGGTTATCTACAGCTCTTCTCAGGGGATGGGATCCGTGCTGAACCTGGTTTCTACAGATGGGCGTTTCAAAGCGCGTCTTCCGGCAACTGATGGACAGGTAAAATCGCCTGCCTGGTCGCCGTATCTGTAA